A window from Streptomyces sp. NBC_00271 encodes these proteins:
- a CDS encoding IS5 family transposase (programmed frameshift): MADLVERLVPDELWALFWRVVPPTEVRRPQGGGRRRAGDRETLAAVIFVATSGCTWRQLPPVFGPAWPTVYRRFAQWSRARVWARLHRVVLDELGARGELDWSRCAIDSVSVRAAKGPLTGPNPTDRGKSGSKIHLITDRNGLPLSLGISGANMHDSLGLEPLVRGIPLIRSRRGPRRRRPAKLHADKGYDYDHLRRWLRKRGIRHRIARKGIESSTRLGRHRWVVERTVSWLAGCRRLHRRYERKAEHFLAFVGIASALIGYRRLIR, translated from the exons ATGGCGGATCTGGTTGAGCGGCTGGTGCCGGACGAGTTGTGGGCGCTGTTCTGGCGGGTGGTACCACCGACGGAGGTGAGGCGTCCGCAGGGCGGGGGCCGGCGGCGCGCCGGTGACCGCGAGACCCTCGCGGCGGTCATCTTCGTGGCCACCTCGGGCTGCACCTGGCGGCAACTGCCGCCCGTGTTCGGGCCGGCCTGGCCCACGGTCTACCGGCGCTTCGCCCAGTGGAGCCGGGCCAGGGTCTGGGCCAGGCTCCATCGGGTCGTCCTCGACGAACTCGGGGCCCGCGGTGAGCTGGACTGGTCGCGGTGCGCGATCGACTCCGTCAGCGTCCGGGCGGCAAAA GGGCCACTGACCGGACCGAATCCGACCGACCGCGGCAAGAGCGGATCGAAAATCCACCTGATCACGGACCGAAACGGGCTGCCCCTGTCGCTGGGCATCTCCGGCGCCAACATGCACGACAGCCTCGGCCTGGAACCGCTGGTGCGCGGGATCCCGCTCATCCGCTCCCGACGCGGACCACGCCGCCGACGTCCGGCCAAGCTCCATGCCGACAAGGGATATGACTACGACCACCTGCGCCGCTGGCTACGAAAGCGCGGAATCCGCCACCGCATCGCCCGTAAGGGCATCGAGTCCTCCACACGGCTGGGCCGCCACCGCTGGGTCGTGGAGAGGACGGTCTCCTGGCTCGCCGGATGCCGCCGCCTGCATCGTCGCTACGAACGCAAGGCCGAGCACTTCCTCGCCTTCGTCGGCATAGCCTCAGCCCTCATCGGCTACCGCCGACTCATCAGATGA
- a CDS encoding beta-ketoacyl-ACP synthase III, translating to MNGSRIAAVGHYQPAKVLTNEDLAGLVDTSDEWITSRVGIRTRHIAGPDEPVDELAAHAAAKALAAAGLTAGDIDLVLVATSTAIDRSPNMAARVAARLGVPSPAAMDVNVVCAGFTHALATADHAVRAGAATRALVIGADKMSEVTDWSDRTTCVLVGDGAGAAVVEAAAPGTEPGIGPVLWGSVPEMGHAVRIEGTPPRFAQEGQSVYRWATTRLPAIARQACERSGLAPEDLAAVVLHQANLRIIEPLAAKIGAVNAVVARDVVDSGNTSAASIPIAFSKLVERGEISTGDPVLLFGFGGNLSYAGQVVRCP from the coding sequence ATGAACGGCTCACGCATCGCGGCCGTCGGCCACTACCAGCCCGCCAAGGTACTCACCAACGAGGACCTGGCGGGCCTGGTCGACACCAGTGACGAGTGGATCACGAGCCGGGTGGGCATCCGCACGCGCCACATCGCCGGTCCCGACGAGCCCGTCGACGAGCTGGCCGCGCACGCCGCGGCCAAGGCGCTCGCGGCGGCCGGTCTGACCGCGGGCGACATCGACCTGGTGCTGGTCGCGACCTCCACGGCGATCGACCGCTCCCCGAACATGGCGGCTCGGGTCGCCGCCCGCCTCGGCGTGCCCTCCCCGGCCGCCATGGACGTCAACGTGGTCTGCGCGGGCTTCACGCACGCGCTCGCCACCGCCGACCACGCCGTGCGCGCGGGGGCGGCGACTCGCGCCCTCGTCATCGGCGCGGACAAGATGTCCGAGGTCACGGACTGGAGCGACCGTACGACCTGTGTCCTGGTCGGGGACGGGGCGGGGGCCGCGGTGGTCGAGGCCGCCGCTCCCGGCACCGAGCCCGGCATCGGGCCGGTGCTGTGGGGATCGGTGCCCGAGATGGGGCACGCCGTACGCATCGAGGGCACGCCCCCGCGCTTCGCGCAGGAGGGACAGAGCGTCTACCGCTGGGCGACGACACGGCTCCCGGCGATCGCCCGGCAGGCCTGCGAGCGGTCCGGGCTCGCGCCCGAGGACCTCGCCGCGGTCGTCCTGCACCAGGCGAACCTGCGCATCATCGAACCCCTCGCCGCGAAGATCGGCGCCGTGAACGCCGTCGTCGCGCGCGATGTCGTCGACTCCGGGAACACCTCCGCCGCCAGCATCCCGATCGCCTTCTCCAAGCTCGTCGAACGCGGCGAGATCAGCACCGGCGACCCGGTGCTCCTGTTCGGCTTCGGCGGCAACCTCTCGTACGCGGGACAGGTCGTCCGCTGCCCCTGA
- a CDS encoding MFS transporter small subunit, translating to MTTPSSPSSPPDRRPLIAFAWLWVGAPLCYGLYELVLKAKQLFTG from the coding sequence ATGACGACTCCGTCCAGCCCCAGCAGTCCGCCTGACCGCCGTCCACTGATCGCCTTCGCCTGGCTGTGGGTGGGGGCGCCGCTCTGCTACGGCCTGTACGAGCTCGTCCTGAAGGCCAAACAGCTGTTCACCGGGTAA
- a CDS encoding methyltransferase domain-containing protein gives MSKNQEAVEEHRGTEALLAVLDAADQMPSATRLRARSYELLSLVPDSTVVDVGCGAGRAVAELAERGIHAVGVDPSPWMLAAAQERWPEAEFLEAGAEDLPFADGSVRGYRADKVFHVLQEPGRAVAEARRILCPGGRIVLIGQDWDAIMIDSDDAALTRTIVHARADLLGTPRAGRQYRSLLLAGGFDDVTVEVHTSVFTDPATLSLLARLAESACAGGAVGRDQADQWLAEQRRRAEAGRFLVAIPFFVASASA, from the coding sequence ATGTCCAAGAATCAGGAAGCGGTGGAAGAGCACCGCGGCACCGAAGCCCTGCTGGCCGTCCTCGACGCTGCGGACCAGATGCCGAGCGCCACTCGGCTGCGGGCCCGTTCCTACGAACTGCTGTCTCTCGTCCCGGACTCGACCGTAGTGGACGTCGGCTGCGGCGCCGGACGAGCCGTCGCCGAGCTGGCCGAACGCGGCATCCACGCGGTGGGCGTGGACCCCAGCCCGTGGATGCTGGCCGCGGCCCAGGAGCGGTGGCCGGAGGCCGAGTTCCTGGAGGCGGGGGCGGAGGATCTGCCGTTCGCCGACGGAAGCGTGCGCGGCTACCGTGCCGACAAGGTCTTCCACGTACTTCAGGAGCCAGGGCGCGCGGTGGCGGAGGCACGACGGATCCTCTGCCCGGGCGGCAGAATCGTCCTGATCGGTCAGGACTGGGACGCCATCATGATCGACTCGGATGACGCGGCGCTCACCCGCACGATCGTGCACGCCCGCGCCGACCTCCTGGGCACGCCCCGCGCCGGCCGTCAGTACCGCAGCCTGCTCCTGGCCGGTGGCTTCGACGATGTCACGGTCGAGGTGCACACCAGCGTGTTCACCGACCCCGCGACGCTGTCGCTGCTCGCGAGGCTCGCCGAGTCGGCCTGCGCCGGCGGCGCCGTCGGCCGTGACCAGGCGGATCAGTGGCTTGCCGAACAGCGCCGACGCGCCGAGGCCGGCCGATTCCTCGTCGCCATCCCGTTCTTCGTGGCCTCCGCCTCCGCCTGA
- a CDS encoding IS701 family transposase codes for MGGDLADVRLWAGELKALHERFVHRFNREEPRQSALTYMRGLIAPLQRKNGWTLAEEAGHAGPDRIQRMLNRIEWDADEVLDDVRRYVVDNLGDRDAVLIVDDTGFLKKGTRSAGVQRQYSGTAGRTENSQIGVFVAYATGRGRTLIDRRLYLPTSWTDDRERCRRAGIDDSVAFETKVAVAKAMVRRAIADRVPFGWVTADAAYGFSKGWRFELEQADVFHVMATTRHDTVVTRWSIDHPVHELFPGLPRQKWKRRSCGQGAHGHRIYDWARVEVRPWHREDRRHWVLARRSVSRPEEISYYIAYCPAGTTLDELIRIAGSRWAVEECFQTAKQECGLADYQVRRYPGWHRHMTLAMAAHACLTVLRARQLDMEKAETDPPSSSTSASPRSDA; via the coding sequence ATGGGTGGGGACCTTGCTGATGTCAGGCTGTGGGCGGGTGAACTGAAGGCTCTGCATGAGCGGTTCGTGCACCGGTTCAATCGGGAGGAGCCGCGCCAGTCGGCGTTGACCTATATGCGGGGCCTGATCGCTCCGCTGCAGCGCAAGAACGGCTGGACCCTGGCTGAGGAGGCCGGCCATGCCGGGCCGGATCGCATCCAACGGATGCTGAACCGGATCGAGTGGGACGCCGACGAGGTCCTCGACGACGTGCGCCGATACGTGGTCGACAACCTCGGTGACCGGGATGCGGTGCTCATCGTCGATGACACCGGCTTCCTGAAGAAGGGCACTCGCTCGGCTGGGGTGCAAAGGCAGTACTCCGGCACTGCGGGCCGCACGGAGAACTCCCAGATCGGCGTCTTCGTCGCCTATGCCACTGGCCGCGGACGCACGCTGATCGACCGCCGTCTGTATCTGCCCACCTCATGGACGGACGACCGGGAACGCTGCCGGCGGGCCGGCATCGACGACAGTGTCGCCTTCGAGACGAAGGTGGCCGTGGCCAAGGCGATGGTCCGCCGGGCCATCGCCGACCGGGTCCCGTTCGGGTGGGTGACGGCGGACGCCGCTTACGGCTTCAGCAAGGGCTGGAGGTTCGAGCTAGAGCAGGCCGACGTCTTCCATGTCATGGCCACCACCCGGCACGACACCGTCGTCACCCGCTGGTCCATCGACCACCCCGTGCACGAGCTGTTTCCCGGACTGCCACGGCAGAAGTGGAAGCGCCGCTCGTGCGGGCAGGGAGCCCACGGCCATCGGATCTATGACTGGGCCCGCGTCGAGGTCCGGCCCTGGCACCGCGAGGACCGCCGCCACTGGGTTCTCGCCCGCCGCAGCGTGAGCAGGCCCGAGGAGATCTCCTACTACATCGCCTACTGCCCGGCCGGGACCACGCTGGACGAGCTGATCCGCATCGCCGGAAGCAGGTGGGCAGTTGAGGAATGCTTCCAGACCGCGAAACAGGAATGTGGCCTCGCCGACTACCAGGTCCGCCGCTACCCCGGCTGGCACCGCCACATGACCCTGGCCATGGCCGCCCACGCCTGCCTGACCGTCCTGCGGGCCCGACAACTGGACATGGAGAAAGCAGAAACGGATCCTCCCAGCTCATCCACCTCAGCCTCGCCGAGATCCGACGCCTGA
- a CDS encoding OFA family MFS transporter yields the protein MSPPVAPPGWSRWLVPPAALSVHLSIGQAYAWSVFKPPLESALGLSGTQSALPFQLGIVMLGLSAAFGGTLVERNGPRWAMTVALVCFSTGFLIASLGAATEQYWLIVFGYGFVGGIGLGIGYISPVSTLIKWFPDRPGMATGIAIMGFGGGALIASPWSAQMLKSFGSDSSGIALAFLVHGLSYAVFMTLGVLLVRVPRGDKPPVKAGPAPLDGVQVSANSAVRTPQFWCLWVVLCMNVTAGIGILEKAAPMITDFFADTSTPVSVSAAAGFVALLSAANMAGRIGWSSTSDLIGRKNIYRVYLGVGAIMYLLISQFGDSSKPLFIICALVILSFYGGGFATIPAYLKDLFGTYQVGAIHGRLLTAWSMAGVLGPLIVNWIADRQKDAGKHGAALYDTSFLIMIGLLVVGFVANELVRPVHARHHIPAPREAADDDSVQPQQSA from the coding sequence ATGAGTCCCCCTGTCGCGCCACCCGGCTGGAGCCGCTGGCTCGTCCCGCCCGCCGCACTGTCCGTCCACCTCTCCATCGGCCAGGCGTACGCCTGGAGCGTCTTCAAGCCGCCGCTCGAATCCGCGCTCGGCCTCAGCGGGACCCAGAGCGCGCTGCCCTTCCAGCTCGGCATCGTCATGCTCGGACTGTCCGCCGCGTTCGGCGGCACCCTCGTCGAGCGCAACGGACCGCGCTGGGCGATGACCGTCGCCCTGGTCTGCTTCTCCACCGGCTTCCTGATCGCCTCGCTCGGCGCCGCCACCGAGCAGTACTGGCTGATCGTGTTCGGCTACGGCTTCGTCGGCGGGATCGGCCTCGGCATCGGCTACATCTCACCCGTATCGACCCTGATCAAGTGGTTCCCGGACCGGCCCGGCATGGCCACCGGCATCGCGATCATGGGCTTCGGCGGCGGTGCGCTCATCGCCTCGCCGTGGTCCGCGCAGATGCTGAAGTCCTTCGGTTCCGACTCCTCCGGCATCGCGCTCGCCTTCCTCGTGCACGGGCTGTCGTACGCCGTCTTCATGACGCTCGGCGTCCTGCTGGTGCGGGTGCCGCGCGGCGACAAACCGCCGGTCAAGGCCGGACCCGCGCCGCTCGACGGGGTGCAGGTGTCCGCGAACAGCGCCGTGCGCACCCCGCAGTTCTGGTGCCTGTGGGTCGTGCTCTGCATGAACGTGACCGCGGGCATCGGCATCCTGGAGAAGGCCGCCCCGATGATCACGGACTTCTTCGCGGACACCTCCACCCCGGTGTCGGTCTCCGCCGCCGCGGGCTTCGTGGCGCTGCTCTCGGCCGCGAACATGGCGGGCCGGATCGGCTGGTCCTCCACGTCCGACCTGATCGGCCGCAAGAACATCTACCGCGTCTATCTCGGCGTGGGCGCGATCATGTATCTGCTGATCTCGCAGTTCGGGGACTCCTCCAAGCCCCTGTTCATCATCTGCGCCCTGGTGATCCTCTCCTTCTACGGCGGTGGCTTCGCGACGATTCCCGCCTACCTGAAGGACCTCTTCGGCACCTATCAGGTCGGCGCCATCCACGGCCGGCTGCTCACCGCCTGGTCCATGGCGGGCGTTCTCGGCCCGCTGATCGTCAACTGGATCGCGGACCGGCAGAAGGACGCGGGCAAGCACGGCGCCGCGCTCTACGACACCTCGTTCCTGATCATGATCGGGCTGCTGGTCGTCGGGTTCGTCGCCAATGAGCTGGTGCGACCCGTCCACGCCCGCCACCACATCCCCGCCCCGAGGGAGGCCGCCGATGACGACTCCGTCCAGCCCCAGCAGTCCGCCTGA
- a CDS encoding ABC transporter permease, translating to MSRGGPLRALAARADVRTLSLLGVLVALIVIGGITKPDEFLDTRNLQLVLTQASVIGVVTVGMTFVITSGGIDLSVGAIVALSSVWATTVATQEYGFAGILFTAVLVGVGCGLVNGLLIAYGGMVPFIATLAMLASARGLALQITDGKTQIVTIDGILKLGERDSYILGIPPLVLVFAVVTIIGWLILNRTTFGRRTVAVGGNAEAARLAGIDVRRQRLYLYLLSGLCCGIAAFLLIILSGSGQNTNGNLYELDAIAAAIIGGTLLSGGRGTITGSVLGVLIFTTITNIFALNNLQSDVQQIAKGAIIVAAVLVQRRTAASST from the coding sequence GTGTCCCGCGGCGGCCCATTGCGTGCTCTAGCCGCCCGCGCCGACGTCCGCACCCTCTCGCTGCTCGGCGTGCTCGTCGCCCTGATCGTCATCGGCGGTATCACCAAGCCCGACGAGTTCCTCGACACCCGCAACCTCCAACTCGTCCTCACCCAGGCCTCGGTGATCGGCGTCGTCACCGTGGGCATGACCTTCGTCATCACCTCCGGCGGCATCGACCTGTCCGTCGGTGCGATCGTCGCGCTGTCCTCGGTGTGGGCCACGACGGTCGCCACCCAGGAGTACGGCTTCGCGGGCATCCTCTTCACCGCGGTGCTCGTCGGCGTGGGCTGCGGCCTGGTCAACGGCCTGCTCATCGCGTACGGCGGGATGGTCCCGTTCATCGCGACGCTCGCCATGCTCGCCTCGGCCCGCGGCCTCGCCCTCCAGATCACCGACGGCAAGACCCAGATCGTCACCATCGACGGGATCCTGAAGCTCGGCGAACGCGACTCGTACATCCTCGGCATCCCACCGCTGGTCCTGGTCTTCGCCGTCGTCACGATCATCGGCTGGCTGATTCTCAACCGCACCACCTTCGGCCGCCGCACGGTCGCCGTCGGCGGCAACGCGGAGGCGGCCCGGCTGGCCGGCATCGACGTGCGGCGCCAGCGGCTGTACCTCTACCTGCTCTCCGGACTGTGCTGCGGCATCGCCGCCTTCCTGCTGATCATCCTGTCCGGCTCGGGCCAGAACACCAACGGCAACCTGTACGAACTCGACGCCATCGCCGCCGCGATCATCGGCGGGACCCTGCTCAGCGGGGGCCGCGGCACCATCACCGGTTCGGTGCTCGGTGTCCTGATCTTCACCACGATCACCAACATCTTCGCGCTGAACAACCTGCAGAGCGACGTCCAGCAGATCGCCAAGGGAGCGATCATCGTCGCCGCGGTCCTGGTCCAGCGGCGTACGGCAGCAAGCAGCACCTGA
- a CDS encoding sugar ABC transporter ATP-binding protein — protein MAPEPPLLTMSGITKSFPGVRALDGVDLDVQAGEVHCLLGQNGAGKSTLIKVLAGAHQPDGGTIGWRGEPVTLRSPIAAMRLGIATIYQELDLVEGLSVAENVHLGHEPTAAGFVVRGKAAKASTAQLLRRLGHPEIDPARLVGELSAAQQQIVSMARALSHDVRLIVMDEPSAALDPDEVDNLFRIVGDLTADGVAVVYISHRLEEIRRIGDRVTVLKDGRAVAGGLPAKSTPTREVVALMTGRNVEYVFPERPTRGPSSEPVLRVQGLARAGEFEPLDLELRPGEIVGLAGLVGSGRSEILETIYGARKPTAGQVSVDGRALRTGSVRAAVRAGLGLAPEERKAQALLMLESVTRNVSVSSMSRFSHGGWIDRSAERGAARAATRELSLRPDNPSVPIRTLSGGNQQKAVLARWLLRGCRVLLLDEPTRGVDVGARAELYAVIRRLADEGLAVLLVSSEIPEVLGLADRVMILREGRVIHSGPSRELDEFRVLDLVVTPPFPEGGGFSIGR, from the coding sequence ATGGCACCAGAACCACCGCTGCTCACCATGTCCGGCATCACCAAGTCGTTCCCCGGAGTCCGGGCCCTCGACGGCGTCGACCTCGACGTCCAGGCCGGCGAGGTCCACTGTCTGCTCGGCCAGAACGGGGCCGGAAAGTCCACCCTCATCAAGGTCCTGGCCGGCGCCCACCAGCCCGACGGCGGCACCATCGGCTGGCGCGGCGAACCCGTCACGCTCCGCTCCCCGATCGCCGCCATGCGCCTCGGCATCGCCACCATCTACCAGGAACTGGACCTGGTGGAGGGCCTGTCGGTGGCCGAGAACGTCCACCTCGGCCATGAACCCACCGCCGCCGGTTTCGTCGTACGGGGAAAGGCGGCCAAGGCGTCAACGGCGCAGCTGCTACGCCGACTCGGCCATCCGGAGATCGATCCGGCGCGCCTCGTCGGTGAGCTGTCGGCCGCCCAGCAGCAGATCGTCTCCATGGCGCGGGCACTCTCCCACGACGTACGCCTCATCGTCATGGACGAACCGTCCGCCGCCCTCGACCCCGACGAGGTCGACAACCTCTTCCGTATCGTCGGCGACCTCACCGCGGACGGCGTCGCCGTCGTCTACATCTCGCACCGGCTGGAGGAGATCCGTCGCATCGGCGACCGGGTGACCGTACTGAAGGACGGCCGCGCGGTGGCGGGCGGACTGCCCGCGAAGTCCACCCCCACGCGCGAGGTGGTGGCGCTGATGACGGGCCGCAACGTCGAGTACGTCTTCCCGGAACGGCCCACGCGAGGCCCCTCGTCCGAGCCGGTGCTCAGGGTCCAAGGGCTGGCACGCGCGGGCGAGTTCGAACCTCTCGACCTCGAACTGCGCCCCGGCGAGATCGTCGGCCTGGCCGGGCTCGTCGGTTCCGGGCGCTCCGAGATCCTGGAGACGATCTACGGGGCCCGCAAGCCGACCGCCGGCCAAGTCAGTGTGGATGGCCGGGCGTTGCGCACCGGCAGCGTACGTGCCGCCGTCCGCGCCGGACTCGGACTCGCCCCCGAGGAGCGCAAGGCGCAGGCCCTGCTGATGCTGGAGTCCGTCACCCGCAATGTGTCCGTGTCCTCCATGTCCCGCTTCTCACACGGGGGTTGGATCGACCGGAGCGCCGAGCGAGGCGCCGCCCGCGCCGCGACACGTGAGCTGTCGCTGCGCCCCGACAACCCGTCCGTCCCGATCCGGACACTGTCCGGCGGCAATCAGCAAAAGGCCGTCCTGGCCCGCTGGCTGCTGCGCGGCTGCCGCGTCCTGCTGCTCGACGAACCCACCCGCGGTGTCGACGTCGGCGCCCGCGCCGAGCTGTACGCGGTCATCCGTCGCCTCGCCGACGAAGGCCTCGCCGTACTTCTGGTCTCCAGCGAGATTCCCGAAGTTCTGGGGCTGGCTGACCGGGTGATGATTCTCCGCGAGGGCCGGGTGATCCACTCCGGCCCTTCGCGGGAACTGGACGAGTTTCGCGTACTCGACCTTGTCGTGACTCCGCCGTTTCCCGAAGGAGGTGGCTTCTCAATCGGCCGTTGA
- a CDS encoding GntR family transcriptional regulator has product MLSTGLPPGAVPKLERPGPLRDRVYEALLELITTRALQPGQHLVESELAGHLGVSRQPVREALQRLNTEGWVDLRPAQGAFVHEPTEEEADQLLTVRTLLEAEAARLAAANAGTAGITALEELCAEGERAVAADDVDGAVAMNARFHAKVMELAGNAVLAELAAQVDRRVRWYYTPVARQRGHQSWIEHRDLIAAIAARDEPRATQVMRAHTEHTRKTYHEREK; this is encoded by the coding sequence ATGTTGTCGACAGGACTGCCGCCGGGGGCGGTGCCCAAGCTCGAACGGCCAGGCCCGCTGCGCGACCGCGTCTACGAGGCGCTGCTCGAACTCATCACGACCCGCGCCCTCCAGCCTGGCCAGCACCTGGTCGAGAGCGAGCTCGCCGGGCATCTCGGCGTCTCCCGGCAGCCGGTCCGCGAGGCGCTCCAGCGGCTGAACACGGAGGGGTGGGTCGATCTTCGGCCCGCCCAGGGCGCCTTCGTGCATGAGCCGACCGAGGAGGAGGCCGACCAGCTCCTCACGGTCCGTACGCTGCTGGAGGCCGAGGCCGCCCGGCTCGCCGCCGCCAACGCGGGCACCGCCGGCATCACCGCGCTCGAGGAGCTGTGCGCCGAGGGTGAGCGCGCGGTCGCCGCCGACGACGTGGACGGCGCGGTCGCGATGAACGCCCGCTTCCACGCGAAGGTCATGGAGCTCGCCGGCAACGCGGTCCTCGCCGAGTTGGCCGCCCAGGTCGACCGCCGGGTCCGCTGGTACTACACCCCGGTCGCCCGGCAGCGCGGCCACCAGTCCTGGATCGAGCACCGCGACCTCATCGCGGCCATCGCCGCCCGCGACGAACCCCGCGCCACCCAGGTCATGCGCGCCCACACGGAGCACACGCGCAAGACGTACCACGAGCGCGAGAAGTAG
- a CDS encoding pyridoxamine 5'-phosphate oxidase family protein, with protein MASRDFDVDAFLRRPLTARMATSGPTVRPVWFLWEDEAFWVLTGPWARLFDRVKDDPKVALVVDECDLATGRVQQVIARGRAELVPFDVPRGRRKLSRYLGADEAVWDERFVRYLYDDPGERGTMWLRLEPVSLTAMDLSYSVASSGK; from the coding sequence GTGGCATCTCGTGATTTCGACGTGGACGCGTTCCTGCGGCGGCCGCTGACTGCTCGCATGGCGACCAGCGGGCCCACGGTGCGTCCCGTCTGGTTCCTGTGGGAGGACGAGGCCTTCTGGGTGCTGACGGGCCCGTGGGCCCGTTTGTTCGACCGGGTGAAGGATGATCCGAAAGTCGCTCTCGTGGTGGATGAATGCGACCTCGCGACGGGACGTGTTCAGCAGGTGATCGCCCGAGGACGGGCTGAGCTCGTGCCTTTCGACGTGCCGAGGGGCCGACGTAAGCTGTCCCGCTATTTGGGCGCGGACGAAGCTGTTTGGGATGAACGGTTCGTGCGCTATCTGTATGACGATCCGGGCGAACGGGGCACGATGTGGCTCCGCTTGGAGCCTGTCTCGCTGACGGCCATGGACCTGAGCTACTCCGTCGCTTCGTCTGGAAAATGA
- a CDS encoding ROK family transcriptional regulator: MTARPANAHQARLLRLLRDGGPNSRAQLGDQIDLSRSKLAVEVERLLETGLVVADGLAASRGGRRSHNIRLAPALRFLGVDIGATSIDVAVTNAELEVLGHINQPMDVREGPVAVFEQVLSMAAKLRSSGLAEEFDGAGIGVPGPVRFPEGVPVAPPIMPGWDGFPVREALSQDLGCPVMVDNDVNLMAMGEQHAGVARSVGDFLCVKIGTGIGCGIVVGGEVYRGTTGSAGDIGHIQAVPDGRPCACGNRGCLEAHFSGAALARDATEAAQQGLSAELAARLEAAGTLSAVDVAAAAAAGDATALGLIREGGNRTGQVIAGLVSFFNPGLVVIGGGVTGLGHTLLAAIRTQVYRQSLPLATGNLPIVLGELGPTAGVIGAARLISDHLFSPA, translated from the coding sequence ATGACGGCACGACCCGCGAACGCGCACCAGGCGCGACTGCTGCGACTGCTGCGCGACGGCGGCCCCAACTCCCGGGCCCAGCTCGGCGACCAGATCGACCTCTCCCGGTCGAAACTGGCCGTCGAGGTGGAACGGCTCCTGGAGACCGGGCTCGTGGTCGCCGACGGCCTCGCCGCATCCCGCGGCGGCCGCCGCTCCCACAACATCCGGCTCGCCCCGGCGCTGCGCTTCCTCGGCGTCGACATCGGGGCCACCTCGATCGACGTGGCCGTCACCAACGCGGAACTGGAGGTCCTGGGGCACATCAACCAGCCCATGGACGTCCGTGAGGGACCGGTCGCAGTCTTCGAGCAAGTCCTTTCCATGGCCGCCAAGTTGAGGTCATCGGGGCTCGCGGAGGAATTCGACGGCGCCGGGATCGGCGTCCCGGGTCCGGTCCGCTTCCCCGAGGGCGTTCCGGTCGCACCGCCGATCATGCCCGGCTGGGACGGCTTCCCGGTCCGCGAGGCGCTCAGCCAGGATCTGGGCTGCCCCGTCATGGTCGACAACGACGTGAACCTGATGGCGATGGGGGAGCAGCACGCGGGCGTCGCACGCTCCGTGGGCGACTTCCTCTGCGTCAAGATCGGCACCGGCATCGGCTGCGGCATCGTCGTCGGTGGTGAGGTCTACCGCGGTACGACGGGCAGCGCCGGCGACATCGGGCACATCCAGGCCGTACCCGACGGGCGTCCGTGCGCCTGCGGCAACCGGGGCTGCCTGGAGGCCCACTTCAGCGGCGCCGCGCTCGCCCGGGACGCCACCGAGGCAGCCCAGCAGGGGCTTTCGGCGGAGCTCGCCGCGCGGCTGGAGGCGGCGGGCACGCTGAGCGCCGTCGACGTCGCCGCCGCGGCCGCCGCGGGCGACGCCACCGCCCTCGGACTGATCCGCGAGGGCGGCAACCGCACCGGGCAGGTCATCGCCGGCCTCGTCTCGTTCTTCAACCCCGGCCTGGTGGTGATCGGCGGCGGCGTCACCGGCCTCGGCCACACGCTGCTCGCCGCGATCCGCACGCAGGTGTACCGCCAGTCGCTGCCGCTGGCGACCGGCAACCTACCCATCGTGCTCGGGGAGTTGGGGCCGACCGCCGGGGTCATCGGCGCGGCCCGGCTCATCAGCGACCACCTGTTCTCGCCCGCGTAA